The Dasypus novemcinctus isolate mDasNov1 chromosome 11, mDasNov1.1.hap2, whole genome shotgun sequence DNA window GCATGAAGCGCCTGGGAGACTTTCTGAACTTGGAGAGATGGCTGGGGCGCAGGAGGGGACTTTACTGCTGGGGGAAGTGCTGATCAGGTATTCGCACACCACTCTTAAGGTGTGGAGTGAGCAGGATTTCGAGACCCTGAGACAGAAGCTGTTGCCCACCTACCCAGCTGTGCACTACTTCAGGAGGTGAGAAGCCTACTGGCCTGGAAGCTTGTTCTCagaccaggaggctctgggctctgCCATCCCTTCCCTAGCCTGCCTGCACCCTCCTCCCTCTTTGCCAGTGTTCTCTCCCTATGGGTGTGAAGCAGGAGAGGGTGGAACCAGGAAACTCCTATCTCTTCAGCCCATCTCCTCCTATACAAGGGCTGCTGAGCTTTGTTCTGGGGCATGACCCagcaacaaggaaaaaaaaaaaaagtagctggTGAGAGCTGGGAGacaagggaggggaagagggaggaacgTGGGATGGGGTatttctcttcctgcctttcggGCTATTAAACGGGGCTTGGCTTTCAGCGGACTCATTGGCAGTGGCCTCTGCATCTTCTCCAAACACCCAATCCAGGAACTCACCCAGCACGTTTATACCCTCAACGGCTACCCCTACATGGTAAGTCTGCCCTCTGACCTCCTCCACTCCTTTCCTCACCTCCTGCCTCCCATTAACATAAGGTGGGGCTGCAGGAATAGGCAGAAAGAAGGTAGCAGTGCCCTGCAGCTCCCTCTCCCCAGTAGCCTGACTCCCTGCCACTCCTGCTGCAGATCCAACATGGAGACTGGTTCTGCGGGAAGGCCGTGGGGCTGCTGGTGCTCCACCTAAGCGGACTGGTGGTCAACGCCTACGTGACCCATGTGAGTGAAGCCAGCAGAGCTTAGGACTGGGACCGGAGAGCTGGGACTCCCCTAATTATGTTCTTTGGGGATGAGGAGCGGGGCAAAATCTAaggtggagtgggtgtagctccctggcttgagcccctgcttcccatgtatgaggtcccaggttcaatccccgatacctcctgaaaaaaaaaaatctaaaatggcAGTAGCCAAGGTTCAAGCTTTTTGTACCAAGTACCATGCCGAGTGACAGACACAAGTTTAATTTAGATACACTTCCTGTCCCTGGGTTTCTCCATCTTATCTGCTGTCATCTCTTCTGTCTTGCTTAGCTTCTTGCCGAGTACAGTCGACAGAAGGATGTCTACCTAACACATCGCGTGGCCCAGGCTTGGGAACTGGCCCAGTTCATCCAGTGTGTGAGCCTGGGTTTGacaggggaagtggggtgggccCAGGGGCTGAGGGGTGGCCAATGCCCCATTTATAGGGCAGAGCTGGTGAGGGAAGAACGCCTGCCTCACTTGCCTGGCTCCCCCAGCCACACATCCAAAAGGGCAGACGTGGTTCTATTGTGTGGGGACCTCAACTCGCACCCCAAAGACCTGAGCTGCTGCCTGCTGAAGGAGTGGATGGGATTGCGTGATGCCTTCCTCGAGACTCGGGACTTCAAGGTGAGGACCTGCCTGATCGTCTCTGGCCCcagcttctcttcctcctcctcctcccgcatCCTAGTATGAGCACCTCTTCACCTAGGGCTGTGAAGAGGGCTGTACAATGGTACCCCAGAACTGTTACGTCAACAAGCAGGAATTGGAGCCCTTTCCCTCTGGCATCCGCATCGACTATGTGCTGTACAAGGTCAGGCCTCCTCACTAGCCTCTACTCACTGCACCTCTTCCTGTTTTGCCAGCCTTTGCTGGGCCTTTGTCCAACTCATCTAGTCTTGGATCCCTGGTGCCTGGAGCATGGGATGGCCAGGAGCTGGCACCCTGACGTACATGCTGCTTTCTGGCCCTTTCTTCGTAGGCAGTCTCTGGGTTTTACATCTCCTGTAAGAACCTCAAAACCACTACTGACCATGACCCTCCTGGCGTCACGCCCCTCTCTGATCATGAGGCCCTGATGGCtactctgtgtgtgaggcacagCCCACCACAGCACGGTCCTAGCCCCACCCGCGGTGAGTCACCCCCATCCTTTCCCCTGGCACTTCCCTATCTCAAGACAGCACCTCTCCACTCTAACCatctctctcccaccccactgCCTTGTTCTAGGACCAGTCGAGCAGTCGCCATTGATCACTGTGCTGAGAGAGGCCTGGACGgagctgggcctgggcctggctCAAGCTCACTGGTGGGCCACATTGGCTGGCTATGTGATTGGTCTGGGGCTGCTTCTCCTGGTGCTGCTGTGTGCTCTGGCAGTTGCAGGAGGGACCTGGGAAGTTGTCATGCTGCTCTTCACCCCCAGTGTGGGAATGGTGCTGGGGGCGGGAGCAGTCTATTTTTTCCACATGCAGGAGGCTAAGGGCTTATGTCGGGTCCAGGCCGAGCTCCAGCAAGTGCTGGGCAGGGCaagggaggcccaggatttgggCTTAGAGCCTCAGCCAGTTGAGCTCCTAGGGCAGCAGGAGGGGGACAGAGCTGAGGAACAACAATAAAGCTTGACACTCTTGATGGCTGTCTTTTTCTTTGTAGAGGCATGACGGGGGCCAAGAGTCAGTGCAGGGGTCAGAATGCTAGGCCTTAAGGCTCTTACACATCTATCCTCCCTGTGTATCTCCCCCCTCCACCTGCATGAAGCCTGAGCCCTGTGTGTggcagaaatatttttattgtaaaagtgaGGTCCTCTCCCAGGCCTCCCAGACAAGCAGGGGTGTGGGTTGTGCTGTCCCGGGGCAAGGTTGTGACATCAGGCACTGGGCAGGAGGCATCCCTCCATCTATGAGGGGTCCAGTGGGCATCTTTCCTctagggagggaggcagggaaggaggcgCTCTTCTAGCCCTGGGCTCCACTCCCCGAGGCCAGCTCACTGAGCCTGCATTCCTCCTGGAAGCGGATGAGGGCATCTCGCTCATTTACCACGTCCACCAGCTTCCTCAGGACCTGGTCCTCAGCCTGCCGGTCAGCGGCTGTCTTTAGGGTTTCTGAAGGGAGGAGGTGAAGCTTAGGGATCAGAGAACTGGGCAGGGAGGTAGGAGAGACACAACCTAATCCCTGCCCATGTGACTTTAACAGCCTAGTCTGTAGAAAGGAGGTTCCCTAACACCAGTGTTTTGGCATTATTTAGCAGCAGCATTGTTTCAGAGATGTGTGTGAAAGTTCAGTGGTGTAGCTCTAGATGAGCTGAAGGGAGAGGTGGCTGTAAAGCCCCATTCTCTGGTTCCCCCCTTGACTTGTCTCAGCTGCTTGGTCTGTGTCTGAGGTCACGAGGTTGTGCAACACCAGCCCCGTGACCTCTGCCTCTCGCTGAGCCCGGCTTACCTTCCCTGTTCATGTAGCTTCGTAGTTCCTGGTCCAGCTGCCACTGTTTCTCCTCCAGGTGCAGCTCCTTCGCCCTGTGGAGGTCAGAAATAGATGGGGCACAGCTGCCCAGGGAGCCCCAAGGACCTTGCTGGGGCCTGGTTCAGAGGTCACtgtcaccaccccacccccacttacGTGATCATGAGCTCAGCCTCCTCAGCCACCAGGCTGTTCTTCTTCTGCACGAGCTGTAGCAACTGTTCTACCCACAGTGCCTTTTGCTGTTCTGGAGAACctgagaaaaaggaagaacagGGAAGGGTAATCGAGGCATCTGTCTTGTGAGGGTTATAAGCATCATGGGCTTAGGGGCAGCAGGGCCCAAGGAAAGGGATATGGCAGGTGTGTGCTCGGCCAGGGGAGCCTGCTACAGGCCAGACCCTGATGGGCTGAGGAATTTCTGGGGGCTGAACACTGTGCTGGGAGGCAGAGAGGCATCCTAGTTTCTCCCTTCCCCTTACGTCACTCACTGCTCTGGCTTCTCAAGGCCAGTTCCAGCTTCACTCCCTTGGCCTCCAGCTCCTTCAGAGCAGCCTCAATCTCATTTAGTCTCCGCTGGGCAGCCTGATGGTACAAGACAGGAGGCTCAGAAGTCTTTGGATTGCTCAAGAATGGGCAGTTGGGGGACTCTGAGCCCACCTCAGAACTTCTGGGAACACCTGACCGCACCTGGGCCTTGCAGAATCtcttcatctcctcctccctggcACGGCGCAGCAGAGTCCGACGCCACGTTGGGTATTTGTTCATGGTGTCTGAGTTCTTGGCCAAGGACAGCAGGGTCTGTGGCAGGATCAGGCCATTTGGGGTAGGGTCAGGCCCCCTGGCGGATGGGGCTTGGGGAAACACTTCAGAAGGGGCAGGAAAAAACCTGGGCTGGAAGGGGTTGGGGTGAGTTCTGGCAGAAAAGATAAGAGGCCTAGGGACAGGAAAGAGGCAAACTGGGTGAGGAGACATTCCACGAGGGGCTCAGCGGAAAGAGCATGGGGTAGACTTTATGGGGGGCGGGGATTTAGTGCACACAGGCTGGCCTGAGCAAAACAGACTGTCAGGGTCCCTCCCACTCACCTGCTCTATTTCTGAGTCCAAAGCTacatcttcctcttcctcctcctcttcactgGAGGGGGCactcccttcttcctcctccatGGCCACAAGAACTGAGCTAGGGATCCGGATCCCTGAGCAGAGGGAGGTAGACATAACTTGGTCCCCACGTCCTCCCTCTCCATCCCCAGGATCCTCTGTATAGGAGTCCTAGGGCCACCTACCCCCTGCTCCAGCTCCACCCTGGGTCGGCACATCTGTGGGCAGAGGAGAACAGTTACCTTGAGGTCCCTGTGCTGGCACCCCCCAACCCACAAAGCTGCCCACCAGGGCCTGGCGAGCCAGGGCAGAGCAGCTGCGGGGGGGCTTGGGTGGGGGCTCCGTTTCCGGCTCAGGGGTAAGGTGAAGGGAAGACAACCACTGGCGTTCTGGGCTGGAGAGGCGGATCAGCTGTCGGGTAGGCTGCGGGGGGCTTGGAATGGGACTGGTGCCCTCCTGGGGGACTGCGGGAGCCGAGGGTGCTGATGGCATGCCATCGTTGCTAGGTGCGGGTAGCTCCTGTAAAAGCCGCGTGGTCGGGTCAGTGTGGGCGAGGCCGCCCTTCTGAGAATCGCTCTGGCACAAGCTCACTTGAACTTTGACCCAAGTGACAGGCAGTGTTGTAGATATTTAGGATACATCAATAAGTGAGACAAAAAGCACCCTCGTGGAGCTGACATTCTAGTGCAGGAGGACATTCAGTCACCCCCGGCAAAGGAGGCTGGGCTGGAGACCCCCCTTCCTCTTCTCTACCCCACCAACATGCACACGAGCACACTCACAGTCACAGCTTTTACCGGGCTCTCGGGGCCTCGGTCACCGCCATCCTCTTTGTGGCCTGGCTGTGGCAGGTGCTGAAGGCAGTAGAAATGCCCTGGTAGGGTGGAAAGGGCATTTCTGTGCCCAGCACTCAGGGTTTCTCAGGGAAGGGGGCAGTGGGCCAGGAGGTGGTGAGTGGTGGGACAGACATGACTGAGTTTGCAGATTAATTTATGACAGTCTCCTGGTTCCTTAGAACCCCACATCTGATCCTTGGAAGGGACAGGAAGGACCCAAACTCGGGGAAAAGTGGCATCTTGAATCCGTATCTGCCTCGTGCCCAACATCCAGTGCCCTCCATCCTGGAACTACTATGCCCGCCAGGCAGGGCCAGGCCCCAGGCCCTCTGGAAACTCCATGTCCACTTACCATCTCCTGGGTGCTGCCCGTAGCCACTTGGCCACAGTGTGGCCTCACAGACGTGGCAACGGAAGCAGCTCCGGTGGAAGAAATGGCCGTCGGCACAGAGGCGTTCCAGGATATAGAGGTGTTCCCCACAGATTGCACACAGGTCGTCGGCACCAGCCTGCATGTCCCCCCAGGCCGCAAGGTCAGCGGGAGCCCGCGCAGGCTGCAGAGTTCTTCCCTTCCCCTGAAACACCTTCCCCCCCGCCTCTGCCTGCAATCAGGGCCCTGACTCTCACCTCCTGGTGATGGGACGGGGGTGTCGGGATTACATCGGGCTCTGGGACAGGCAACTCCTCAATATTTGGGTTCTCCACCTCTACCTAAGTGGGGGTAAGTGCTCAGCTGGGGACTGGGTGTGAGCAGATGAATAGAAAGGGCAGGAGGTGGAAGGGCAGTGAGACTCAGAAGGGAGGCAGAATGGGGGATAGCCAGACTTGGGATGGGGAGCAAAACAAGGGGGACAGGACATAGGGGAGCTAGCACCCGAGGAAGGGAGGCAGAGAACCACCCAGGCCCTGCCTGCATTTACCTCTACACGAGGCTTCTTGCCACCAGCATCTCCTCCATTTTCCTACAACAAGGCCTTCACTCTGAGCATGGGGCTCAGAGCCTGCAGCCCTCCCCTATTCCCCTATTACAAATGTCCTCCCCACTTTCACCCCAGGAACCCCCACTGGGCactcctccagccccagccctgcccagcctccccaCCTGGGCCCGGGTCCGTTGCAGTGTCCTCTGCAGTTTGCCAAGGAAGAGTACGGCACTGGGGGTCCCCAGAGAGCCCTGACTGGCAGGGCCTGCAGAGAGAGGTGGGGTGTCAGCATAGATGGGGGTCCTGTACTATATCCCAGGAACAGAGAGCCCCACTCCAGCCCACCTCCCCTATGCTAGCTCTGAGAGGGTGCCCTGGCCCCTCTCTCACACTCACACCCAACCTCCCCCCACACCCACGTCCCACCAGCTGACCCTCCCTGTCACCTGGGCTGTGGGGCCTGTCCTTGAAGGCACTGTGGAAGTGGCTGAGGTAGGCGATGAGGCCCAGTGGGTCACTCCCTGCCACCACTGCCTGTGCGGACAATACCGGTGTGATGCCCAGCTCCTGCTCTGCCACCTTCAGTGCCCAGGCGGTTGCTTCcagagcccccaccccctgcacgTCTGAGGGTTCCCTGTGAGATGTGGGATAGAGAAGTCAGTGGGGGACAAGAGCCTGGCCCCgttgtggggagagggaaggagaagtaGGGCCTGCAGGATGGGAGGGGCAGGGGTCTGGGAACAAAAGGATGGAGAGGCATGGACGTGCTTCTCTCTGCCACCTCTCCCTCCCATCCCCAGTGAGAGCTGCTCCGGCCCTGGGGGCTCTCGACCACTCACAAAGCTCTCCCCTATCTTGGTGCGTGGGGTTCTCACAGACTCTCAGCTGGGCAGAGACAGGAGTACCGCCTCCAGGGAGGGGCACTGATGGCACAGGGTTGTTAGCGAGTGGTAGAGCGGGGCTCAGCTGGGTGCAGTCTCACCTACTTGGGGACTTCCCTACCATGGCACACTGGAGTCAGGGAGGGGTAGGAAAGAGCGTGTGCTCTGGGGGCCCCCCTCTCCGCTCCCCACTCACAGCAGGCCAGGCTGCAGCCGGTGCACCAGGGCACATAGAGCCAGCCCGTCAGcccaggaggaggccaggtcGGTGACATGGACCCCCGGGTACCCTGCCGTCTGCTCCTGGCACCAGCGCATCAGCTCCTCCTGGGTGCCTGCCGACCCTGGGGGAGAAGGCTGTGCTGTGTACCCACCCCCCTCAGGCTCACAGAGAGCCCCGTTGGCAGACTGTGGGGTccgtatgggaggagtggggaaccCGCCTAATGCTCACTGTCGGCAGCACCTCTTCCACCCCAATTTCCTCATTAAGAAACCCCTTTTTGCAATAAAGTGGGGGAATGAATAAAGCAAAATCCCTATTAGCCACAGAGAGGGCAGCAGGCTGTGAACTGAGGGGCAAAGGAGGCCAAGAAACTGAAAGGAGAGGCGTGTTTGGGATTTGCTCAGCTGGAAGGGGTCAGGCAGAGAGCTGGGAACAGAGCACAGACACCGAAAGTGTACACTGCCATGGCTGGAGCGGCCCAGCGCCCGGGTTGATGGCCTGGCCGCACCGGCTCCTGTCGCGAGGCTGCAGCTGCTCTGACTGGCCATGCCTGTACCCCACCGGGTGGTAGATAGTTTGACTCCCCTGGAGCGGGGCTTGCTCACCGGTGACTAGCCTTCCCGCATCTGTCTTGTCACTCTTCTTCTGCACAGAGTCCTTGGCCACCAAGTCATACAGGTCTCGGACCTAAGGCAGCCCCTCCCAGGTCTCGAGGCAGGCTCACCACTTCCCACCTCAGCCCatggggggccctgggggagCACTGACAGGGGCCTAGGAGAAAGCCTGCCCTGGGGGCTGACTTGGGGAACGTGGGGGGGAAGGGTGATCTGACCTGATTGGGGGTTACAGCCCGGAGGTTCAGGTTGGGGTAGCGGGTGGCTGGGTCCAGCCCATAGTGGGCCACATTGCGGTGCATGTTTTCTGGGGATGTCTGTGACAGGAGCTGGTACAGGCTCTcactggggagggtggggcaggggcatgAGTGGGGGGGGGACACCCATCATACCCACCCTTCAAGAACTGCCAGGCCTTCTCTTCATTCCCTTCGTCCATTCCTCCACGTATTCACCCAGCACCCCCTAGTCCCATATCCAGCCCCCAATCCCTACCCAGGCCTCACCGCTCAGCCAACACCTCCAGGGGCCCAGTGCCCTCTGCCCACCGCTTCACCATCCAGGCTGCATCAAAGGCTGCCAAGAAGCCCCGGGCCACACCAGTGCCCAGGGGCCAGAAGGGCTGCAGGGTCAGAGGGAGAGGAGGCAGTTCAGCCAGAGGCCAAGGGGAGAGTCCCACAGCCCAGATGTCCCGCAAGGTCATGTTACTTGCAGCCTCTCCCCTCCACCAAGCAGCCCTCAGCTCCACCCCTCCACAAGCCAACCTTTCGCATCCCTTCTTCTGTTTAGGAAGCTTCCTACTCCAGCCAGGGAGCCCTTGTACCTCTGCCTCTCAAATACCAGAAAGCCCCTCCTTTTGCCAGTCAGGAACCTCGTACCCCCTCACCTCCACCAGGCAGTCTCCCACCAGACCCAGCAGCAGGCGGGCACCGTGCTTCTCTTGGACACGAGCAGAGCTCTCCGCCCGCATCATGCTTGTGAAGTCAAAGGCCGAGATGTCGGGCCGCCCGTGGGCATCCTGGGCAAACTCCAGCTTCCCGAGCTTGCCATGAGTGGCGAAGTCAGCAGCTGCCCGGGCAAAGCGCTGCAGAGCCTCGGGCACCACGTTGGCATTGCCCAGCAGCCGATCCGTGTCCGGCCAGTCCTACAGGCCAACAGATCAGAACCAGCAGGGTCAATGCCAGTCCCACCCACTGGGTATGCAAGGTGTACATCCTAAGGCCCTGAGAAGCAAAGGGGCTTCCCCAGACCACACAGCATTTGAAGGCTGGGCCTGGATAGAATTGAAAGGTCCTGCCTCCCAGGCCCAAGCCCTTCCCCAGCACCCATCCTGCCCCTGTGGGTCCCAGGCCCCACCCTGCCTCTGGGACTTAATAGCATTGCTGTCACATGCTGGCTTTGGACAGGTGACTGaacctctcagagcctcagttttcccgTGATTTACAGATAATGTACCTGACTCTCAAGGTGCTCTTGAGAATTAAACGAGAAAACAGACTTAGAGTTCTCAACACAGTACCTACCACATGGTCTGCACTTGCCTGGTTCATTCATCCAGCATGAGATTCATGGAGTGCTTACTCtacaccaggcactgttctaggcactgggacTCAGCAGGAagcaaaagacaaagagacaacAATCCTGCCCTCCTAGAGCTTATGTCTGCAGTACTGTGGCTGATGTAAGGTGTTTAGCTCAGAATAGGACTCCTGGGGGCCATATCACAATCTCAGGAAAAAGAGCTTGTGCAGATGGAGGATATGGCAGGATGGAGACAGGAGAGGCTGGGTCCCTCCACACTCAGGGTTGTCTGTGTCCAGGCCTGGCCTCTACCTCCCAGGGCCACTGACCTCGCACACCCCACACCCTGGCCCAGGCCCCACCTGGTGCAGCACCCCCAGTCGCAGCAGGCACTGCTTCTTGGCTGTCATCACAAAGTAGTGGGTGTCATCCTTGTAGTACACAATGTTCTCCAGATCGATACCTGGGggcacagggcaggggcaggaatGCGCCTCCTCCTGGATAGGcatcccctctccccactccccagcaTGACCTGACCTCTGACAGCTACGACCACAGCTTAGGCTGTAGTGAGTGGTCATACACAGGGCCCCCCCGAGTTCTGGGTGGCTCCAAGGGCCATCTGTCCCAGGCCCAGAAGGCCTGCGGGGTTGGGCAAACAGAAATGTGGGTAGAGTGGCAGCTGGGAGACCTGCACCACATGGTCACATGCTTGCGGACAACACCCCGGCTTCTTGAAGTGGGATGTTACACGCCCCAGGGGGTGTGGCAGTGTGATGCCAGAGTACACATAAGACAGCTCCCTGAAGTACCAGTATCATTTTGAATTCGTATCATTTAGAGCACAAAGCAAAACTGCCATGCATTGTGTGAAATATTTCAAAGACACGTCAAGCTGGCTGGTCAAGTAAGTCTGTGCCTGCTAAATTCCCAGGGCTCAGGTCCTTTCCCCTTGGCCTCCAAGACCCCAAAGATGGAATCAGATTCCTTGGACTGAGGACAGGTCTGGGAGGGAGAGGCGAGGGCCAGCCCCAGccaggaagggggaagggaagccCGTGAGAGGGGCCCTGACCTGTAGCCTTGAGCAGGCTCTGGAAGAAGCCCTGGTTGTAGATCCTGGCCACACCGCTGATTTCAGGCACCTGCGTCTCCTCCATGGTGCGCTTGTTCACAAAGTTGGCTGTGATGCCAATGGCCAGTTTGCCACGCATTTCTCGCACTGTGAAGCCTGGGGAGAGGGCATCAGGAGATGTTGGGTGGTAGAAGAACTAGGAGTATAACAATCTAAACAGGCCCGGGGGAGCCCAAGATGCTGGCTTCTTTGAGGCACTCACCTTCAGGGACAAATTTACCTCCAGCTGCAGAGATGAGAACATCAAATTCATAGTTGGCCAGtagggctggggggctgggctgGAGCTGGGCACGCCAGCCACTCCCTGGGGCAGAAGGCATGACAGGCACAAGGTGTGGAGGTCAGAAGGGGCTCTTACACTCCCAGGATGAGCAAGTCAAACAATTAAAGTACATGTgtaaggagtggatgtggctcaagtagttaagggcctgtcttccacatgggaggtcccagattccattcccagtgcctcctaaagaagacaaacaatgagcagacaacaagcagacattgagcaaaatcAACAAGTGGACAACCAACCaaaggagcagacaatgagcaaaaaacacctcaaatgagcagggagcagatgtggctcaaggaattgagtgcccacttcccacattgGACGTCCCAgttgtttccagtgcctcctaaaggaaaaaaccccacaaaaacagacaactagcacacagcaagcagaaacaatgaacagacaatgagctcaaacaaagagcaaaaacaatgagcaaacagacaaggaagccatCTCAGCTGGGGAAAAATACCTGTGTAAAGGACTTCCCAGTAAGAGAGCAATGGCACACAGTCTAACATTACACCTTCACAATAGCCATGGCAGGTAGGTAAGGAAGAacatgttattttcattttacaggtaCTCAAACTGAGGCGCAGAGTGGTTTGCCAAAGCCCCACTAATTAGAGAGGGGACGCGGCAAACTCCCAATCCCACCCTTTTCTCTCCAAAGGACAAGGTCTCCATGGTGGGTGGGGGTTTCCAGGAGCAGAGTACTTACCCTTTCTGGGAGGGGGTTGGAGGCCACTGAAAGTGACACCCCAGTGAATTTCCACCCCCAGCAGTAATGCCACCTTCAGCAGGATCAGCTGAAGCTGCCGGATGCCTGGAAGGGAGGAGGTCATTAGGAACAGACACCCCACGCTGCACAGCCTCCCCAAGCACCAGTGTGTGCCCAGTCTCACTGCCCATTTGACATATGAGGGACCTGGGTCCTGAAGGCCACCTGGCCGAAGTGACTCTTGTCCACTCTGCCTCTTGGCTGACCCAGTGGCCCCCACTCTGGCCTGCCTCTGGACCCAGGCTCACCCGCCCCTCTAAGCCACCACGTGGTGCTCACTGATGTGGTCCAGGGTGCCTGTGCAGAAGCGCCCATAGAACTTCTTGGCCCCGAGTGCCCGCAGGTCATGGATGGTGAAGGGCCAGAGGTGCAGCACGTTGTGGCGAGAGAACTTGGTGCGCTTTTCCACCAGCACCACGCGGGCCCCCAGCAGTGCCAGCTCCACAGCAGCCCTCAGTCCACAAGGGCCAGCGCCCACCACCAGGCACTGCAGACGCACAAGACAGTGTGGGTGAGGCGTCCCCTCCGCCTCTGACTGCCCCCTACTCTCCATGCCCTATCGAGGGCACCCTGTATCCACCTTGGTGCTGGTGCAGGCCCGGCCCTGCTGGTAGACAGGCTGGCCGGCGCGCTTGTCCAGTTTGGCCCACAGCGACTTGGCGCTCCAGTAGTTGAGCTGGTCCTTGATCTTGTGGTACTGGGACAGCCCCCCGCCAGGCTCTACATCCAGAGCCTGGCACAGCCCCTGGAAGCTGCTCAGCACATCCTGGCACAGCTGGGCCTGCAGAAAGCTCTCAAAGTGGGCATGCGCTGGGTTGGTGGGTGTGGGTGACGACATGGAGGCCCCCGGGGCTCTCAGGAAGGGGGACAGCTGGGCAGAGGCGAGTGGCTtctggaaagggagagggagagggggaggagtctgcagaagggaggaggggaaaaggaagggcaagagaagagagcagctggtGACCCCTGTGGATTCACTCACCTCAAATTGGCTctgctcctccctccctgcccctccccagccaagATTCTACTCCACCCCCAGGGAAATTTGCTgaatttggaaaggaaaactGCAGCCCTAGGCACGGGGAGGCGGCGAGCCTTCTGCTCAGCCTTGCCTGCCAGGGCTCTCTGAGCGCGGTGGAGCCCAAGGGGCGGGAATGCTCAGACGTGGGGGGCGCAGGCTGCCCGGGAGGAAGGCTTTCCTTGCGCTGGGACAGGGGCAGCTCTAataccccctcccccagctgctgGGCGCCTGCACTGCCCCTTCTCACCCTACACCTTAAGGAGCCAGGCGCCTCACGTGCCACTCTGAGTGTGCAGTTGTTTTCTGCCAGGGACAAAGTTTTCCTCCTCTGCTGTCGTGCTCTTCGGGGAGGGGGTTTGGGGGGCGGCGGCGCAGTCTCTAATCAGGTAGGTTCCACCTCCCACCTTCAAAACTACCGCAACAGTCAGAGGATGTTGCGACTGACAGACGCGAGGCCTGCGTCTATTTCTGACTCACTGTGGTCACGCCACTTCCCCGAGAAGTTCTCTGCTCCAGCGGGCCC harbors:
- the MICAL1 gene encoding F-actin-monooxygenase MICAL1 isoform X4; amino-acid sequence: MSSPTPTNPAHAHFESFLQAQLCQDVLSSFQGLCQALDVEPGGGLSQYHKIKDQLNYWSAKSLWAKLDKRAGQPVYQQGRACTSTKCLVVGAGPCGLRAAVELALLGARVVLVEKRTKFSRHNVLHLWPFTIHDLRALGAKKFYGRFCTGTLDHISIRQLQLILLKVALLLGVEIHWGVTFSGLQPPPRKGSGWRAQLQPSPPALLANYEFDVLISAAGGKFVPEGFTVREMRGKLAIGITANFVNKRTMEETQVPEISGVARIYNQGFFQSLLKATGIDLENIVYYKDDTHYFVMTAKKQCLLRLGVLHQDWPDTDRLLGNANVVPEALQRFARAAADFATHGKLGKLEFAQDAHGRPDISAFDFTSMMRAESSARVQEKHGARLLLGLVGDCLVEPFWPLGTGVARGFLAAFDAAWMVKRWAEGTGPLEVLAERESLYQLLSQTSPENMHRNVAHYGLDPATRYPNLNLRAVTPNQVRDLYDLVAKDSVQKKSDKTDAGRLVTGSAGTQEELMRWCQEQTAGYPGVHVTDLASSWADGLALCALVHRLQPGLLEPSDVQGVGALEATAWALKVAEQELGITPVLSAQAVVAGSDPLGLIAYLSHFHSAFKDRPHSPGPASQGSLGTPSAVLFLGKLQRTLQRTRAQENGGDAGGKKPRVEVEVENPNIEELPVPEPDVIPTPPSHHQEAGADDLCAICGEHLYILERLCADGHFFHRSCFRCHVCEATLWPSGYGQHPGDGHFYCLQHLPQPGHKEDGGDRGPESPVKAVTELPAPSNDGMPSAPSAPAVPQEGTSPIPSPPQPTRQLIRLSSPERQWLSSLHLTPEPETEPPPKPPRSCSALARQALVGSFVGWGVPAQGPQGIRIPSSVLVAMEEEEGSAPSSEEEEEEEDVALDSEIEQTLLSLAKNSDTMNKYPTWRRTLLRRAREEEMKRFCKAQAAQRRLNEIEAALKELEAKGVKLELALRSQSSSPEQQKALWVEQLLQLVQKKNSLVAEEAELMITAKELHLEEKQWQLDQELRSYMNREETLKTAADRQAEDQVLRKLVDVVNERDALIRFQEECRLSELASGSGAQG
- the MICAL1 gene encoding F-actin-monooxygenase MICAL1 isoform X1, which gives rise to MSSPTPTNPAHAHFESFLQAQLCQDVLSSFQGLCQALDVEPGGGLSQYHKIKDQLNYWSAKSLWAKLDKRAGQPVYQQGRACTSTKCLVVGAGPCGLRAAVELALLGARVVLVEKRTKFSRHNVLHLWPFTIHDLRALGAKKFYGRFCTGTLDHISIRQLQLILLKVALLLGVEIHWGVTFSGLQPPPRKGSGWRAQLQPSPPALLANYEFDVLISAAGGKFVPEGFTVREMRGKLAIGITANFVNKRTMEETQVPEISGVARIYNQGFFQSLLKATGIDLENIVYYKDDTHYFVMTAKKQCLLRLGVLHQDWPDTDRLLGNANVVPEALQRFARAAADFATHGKLGKLEFAQDAHGRPDISAFDFTSMMRAESSARVQEKHGARLLLGLVGDCLVEPFWPLGTGVARGFLAAFDAAWMVKRWAEGTGPLEVLAERESLYQLLSQTSPENMHRNVAHYGLDPATRYPNLNLRAVTPNQVRDLYDLVAKDSVQKKSDKTDAGRLVTGSAGTQEELMRWCQEQTAGYPGVHVTDLASSWADGLALCALVHRLQPGLLEPSDVQGVGALEATAWALKVAEQELGITPVLSAQAVVAGSDPLGLIAYLSHFHSAFKDRPHSPGPASQGSLGTPSAVLFLGKLQRTLQRTRAQENGGDAGGKKPRVEVEVENPNIEELPVPEPDVIPTPPSHHQEAGADDLCAICGEHLYILERLCADGHFFHRSCFRCHVCEATLWPSGYGQHPGDGHFYCLQHLPQPGHKEDGGDRGPESPELPAPSNDGMPSAPSAPAVPQEGTSPIPSPPQPTRQLIRLSSPERQWLSSLHLTPEPETEPPPKPPRSCSALARQALVGSFVGWGVPAQGPQGIRIPSSVLVAMEEEEGSAPSSEEEEEEEDVALDSEIEQTLLSLAKNSDTMNKYPTWRRTLLRRAREEEMKRFCKAQAAQRRLNEIEAALKELEAKGVKLELALRSQSSSPEQQKALWVEQLLQLVQKKNSLVAEEAELMITAKELHLEEKQWQLDQELRSYMNREETLKTAADRQAEDQVLRKLVDVVNERDALIRFQEECRLSELASGSGAQG